AACAATTCTTGGTTTATCTCATCAACTTCAGCAAAAAGGGCTTGATATTGCTTACGGTAAACCATTAGGGACGTGTTGGAACAAGTCCTTGGACAGTTTGGTTGAAGAAGATGTTCAGTTCATTACAACTAGCCTTAATTTACCGGAAAACCGGATTGCGCCTACCATGCTGAACTTAGATGAAATTACCGTGCAAAAGTGCTTGCAAGGGTTAGACCAAACTGATTATCAAAAATCTTTGGAGCAGCAATATTCGCGGATGCAACTCGGCGATTTGGTGTTACTCGAAGGACCGGGAAATTTGGACGAAGGGAGTTTGTTTAATTTGTCCTTGCTACAAGTAGCAGAAGTCGTAAATGCATCTGTCCTGTTAGTAGCTCGTTATAAGTCGCTACTTTCCGTTGAACCATTAATCTCTGCCAAGCAGCTGATCGGCGATCGCTTGATTGGTGTTGTCATTAACGATATTCCTACAGAACATCTGTCCACCGCTAACACTACCATGCGCTCTTTTTTGGAACAACAAAGTATTCCCGTACTGGGTCTGTTGCCAAAAAGTGATTTATTACGCAGTGTGAGCGTACACGAACTGGCAAAGCAGTTAAACGCAGAAGTTTTGTGCTGTAGCGATCGCTTGGATTTAATGGTAGAAAGCCTTGCTATCGGCGCGATGAATGTCAATGCTGCCGTAAAGTATTTTAATATGCGCCGGAATATGGCAGTTGTGACAGGGGGCGATCGCGTGGAAATTCAACAAGCTGCTTTAGAAACTTCCACCCATTGCCTCATTCTTACCGGACAGCTACCACCTCCTTCCTTCATTCTCAGCCGCGCTGAAGAATTAGAAATCCCAATTTTATCCGTTGACTTGGATACCCTCACCACCGTGGAAATTATTAATCGCGCCTTTGGTAATGTGCGCCTTCACGAACCAATCAAAGTTCAGTGTATTCGCCATTTTATGGCAGAGCATTTTGACATCGATCGTTTGCTTTCCCTACTGGATTTTAATCCAGCAGCAGCACTACAGTAAATTGGGGAATAGGGAGTAGGGAGTAGGGAGTAGGGAATAGGGAATGGGGAATGGGGAAATGCCCAATGCCCAATACCCAATCTAGATATTCATCCGAAAACGCCCTGTGTCTGCTAAAATATCTTGGTCGTTTAATCTACTATTTGTCCATCTTTGAGCCAGTCAATAGACCTTATTAACGTCGATACATTAGCGCTAGAACTGGCGACAATCCAGCAAACAGGTTCCAAAAGAATCGCGTTGCTGGGATCTCGTCATGTCCCGATTACCCATCAGAATCTTATTGAAATGATGAGCTATGCCTTAGTTCTGACGGGCAATCGGCTCATAACTTCTGGTGCTACTGGTACCAATTCAGCTGCTATTAAGGGAGCAATGCGGGCTGATCCCAATTTGTTAACGGTGATTCTACCTCAAAGCTTAGAACGCCAACCCTTAGAATCACGTCAGCAACTCGAACAGGTGATGCATCTGGTTGAAAATCCTACCAATAATCATCTGTCTCTTGCAGAAGCGAGTTATCTGTGTAACAAGGAGATTGTCTCCCGTTGTCAGCAACTCATCTGCTTTGCATTTCACGACAGTCGAACTCTACTGCAAACTTGTAAGGATGCAGAAGAACAAAGAAAACTAGTAACCCTATTCTACTTTGATTAGTCATGAGTCATTTGTCCTTTGTCCTTTGTGCTTTGTGTTGGACTAATGACCAATGACTCATGACTAATGACCAATGACTCACGATCGATAACTAATGACTATTTTTTTGTACTCTATTGCGGCAGCTGCCGTTCTCATTTACGTGCCATTTTTAGTGGTAGGTTATGGTCGCATGCAAGTTGGATATGATATATCCGCGCCTCGCGCTATGTTTGATAAACTACCACCACTAGCTCAAAGAGCAACTTGGGCGCACCAAAACTCGTTTGAAGCGTTTATGATTTTCACGGCAGCCGCATTAATGGCATACGTAACAGGTGTGAATTCTCCCATAGCAGCAGGCGCTGCTGTCACCTTTATTGTAGCTAGATTGCTATACTCAGCTTTTTATATTTTTAATGTTCCCATTTTGAGATCCCTTATGTTTGTCGTTGGCTCTCTTGGGTCTGCCACTCTCATGGCCTTCAGTATAATGGAAGTAACTAACAAATAAGTACAGTGACCAGTGACCAGTGACCAGTGACCAGTGACCAGTGAGTAGTTAGTAGAACAATTAACCACTAACTACTAACCATTAACGAGTAGCAATTTAAAAATTTCCTATGGCTTCTACCTTTTCCTTTGATATTGTCAGCGACTTTGACAGACAAGAATTGGTCAATGCAGTCGATCAAACTGTGCGCGAGATTAAAGGTCGTTACGACCTTAAAGATACTCAAACAACTGTTGAATTAGGAGAAGACAGGATTACCGTTAATACTGATAGTGAGTTTACGTTGGAAGCAATACACGGCATACTGCGAGATAAAGCTGCTAAACGCAATCTCTCACAAAAAATATTTGATTTTGGCAAAGTTGACTCTGCTAGTGGTAATCGCGTGCGTCAAGAAATTACCCTAAAAAAGGGCATCAGTCAGGAAAATGCCAAGCAAATTTCCAAGCTTATTCGTGATGAATTCAAAAAAATCCAAGCATCAATTCAAGGAGATGCTGTACGTGTTACAGCTAAAAGTAAAGATGATTTGCAAGCTGTGATTCAAAGGTTGCGGGAAGAAGATTTTCCCGTTGCTCTGCAATTTACAAATTATCGGTAGGGTTAGTTGTTGGTTGTTGGTAGTTAGTTGTTCTACTAACCACTAACTACTAACTACTAACCACTAACCACTAACCACTTAAAGAACTTTGTGGGTATTGGGATGCTGTTTAATGTTGTCTTCTTTGGTGACGTTTCTTGACGCATTTAATACTCGTTTGCGGTCAGTAGAGTATTGAAAATCTTTATAGGTTTTACCTAGAGGAATCAGAGTTTTTGCTACTTCGCGACGCTTGTAGGTACGAGCAGCTGCGATCGCCCGTTCCATAAAATCATGACCAAGTTGGGCAGATTCAGGAAATTCAGAGGGAATTTTAAGCTTCTCCCCATCCACTAAGCTGCCTAAAGTGGTAGCATAAGCAAGCTTATATGAGGTATTAATACCTTTAAAGAGCGTTTCTAGGGAAGCAGAGGGAATTGGTTCTACAATATCGACTTGATGAACTTCTCCGTCTTCTTTTACAAAACAGGTTGCTAAACCGATGACGATGTAGTCATCTGCCGTTAGGTCGGGTGCATTGGAAGAGAAAATTACTGTTGCCATAACAAATTTTGTCAAAACTTTACAAAGTTTACAAGAAGGTTTAATTCAAGCTTTTCAGGTGCGGAACTACCCAAATTTCTGTGAAAGTCCGGAGTTCTGAGTAATGAGTCCTTCGTAATTTCCGCAATCCTACTCATTCTTTATCAGTCAGACCTCTGTACTATCAAAGCACTGAACTAGGGAGTAGGGAGTGGGGAATGGGGAATGGGGAGTAGGAAGCAGGTAATTTCTAACCCCTTATCTCTACTCTCTACTCCCTACGCCCTACTCCCTATTCCCTAACTCCATTGGTCATTTTATCAAGTTGAAGCTCCCTCTACTTGAATAATCTAGTGGATTGATAACTGCTGTATCTGGAATTGAACTTGGGGATGAAGTATCCATTATTAGATTGAAGCATCAATTATGTAAGGTGCTTCGATCTGGTGGAGAACCCCAAGAGCCATATGGCTCCTCTAAGCATAAATTCTCACTTGTTAGGACAACTCAAGTCCGGCTTGGATGCTTGCGCCCAAGTACTCGCAGACACCTTAACAAGTGACACAGGGGCAAAACCACAACAACGGTGAAACCTATAAGTTGATCTCAGAGAGCAAGCAGCTCAGGCAGGAAACTATGAACAGTCACTCATTTTTAGCTTCTGGTGACCAGCAAAATCACCTCCTCCCATTTGCACTAAATATAAACGCACCACGACAGCAAGAGGCTAACGGTAGAGACGAATCCGCTGTAGGAGATGGCTACTTGCGCTCTCGTGCTCTGACAATGGCTCAACAAGGACAGTACATTGCAGCAATTGAGTTGTTGAATCAGTTGATCGAGCGCCATCCTCTGAATGCTGTTGATTACAACAACCGAGGGCTGATTTATTTTCAAAGTGGTGAAACGGAAAAAGCTTTTTGTGATTACAATACAGCGTTAGAACTCAATCCTAAATTGGCAAGTGCTTACAATAACCGAGCCAATTATTATGCCGCTTGTGGAGAATTAGAAGCAGCACTAGAGGATTACGATCGGGCGTTGGATTTAAATCCGGGTCATGTGAGAGCATGGATTAACCGAGGTATTACCTTCCGCGACTTGGGGCAATATGAAGAAGCAGTAGAAGATTTTGAGGCGGCTCTACTTTTTGGTGAATTAGAAGGACATATTATAGCAGAGAGAGGCAGAACATATCATCTCTGGGGCGATTGGAATTGCGCGATCGCTGATTACCGTCGAGCTTTAACTTATCTACCTTCTTGTGGTTCAAAAAAAGGAGAACCAAGCTTCCGCTTGCGCTTACAAGTTGAAAATTGGTTGGATGAGTTGTTGCACCCGCAGTACTTAAGATGGTAGTTCTCACCTACTAAGAGTGACAAGAAGCAGTGTTTTGCCATGAACCATGAGGATTTGCCTTGGGTGGTTGAGCAACGAGAGTGACTTTACCATTCCGATCGACAACCCATCCTTGCGCTTCCACAATGTGACTGGGTGACGGGGAGATATTTTCACTTTTGAACTTTGAATTTTGAATTTTAAATTGATTAGTATTCCTGGGTTTTTGAGTAGAAACTACATTTATCTCTGGGTTTGAAAGTGACACCCACCCCACCTGCACATCATCAGATGCCAACATCTGATAAGGGCTGGGTGAAATTCCTCCACGTCCGGTAATCACAAATTCACTCTGCTGTCCATCTGTATCATCCTCACAAGCTTGGGCTACTTGAGTATCTGGTGGTGGAGCTTGTGGTAACTTGGTGAACCCACGATTAGGGTCAATTTCAGGAGTATTAATTTCAACGACACCATCTATACCAAATTCAGAACTGGCGGTAATGTCACTCTCAGGAGATAGCAAGATTCCCTGAGTATTGATGCTTATATTACCTCCTCTCCCTTTAGCCGCATTGGCAGTAATATGACTGTTCTCTAAAGAAACTAAGGTCTCTGTGTTAATATTTATATTGCCTCCATTCCCATCAGCTTGGGCAGTGCCAGCAGTGGCAGTTATGCTGCTATTACGTAATAAAATATCTCTGGCTGTGAGAGTGATGTTTCCACCTTCACCTGAGTTTGTTTCCGTTGAGATAGTACCTTGATTATCAAGATGGATAGAGCGAGCATTCACTTCTACTTTGCCTGCATTTGCAGTTGCTTCACCTCGAACACGGGCAAATAAACCACTGTTAGAACCATCGTTATCAACTGTCTCACCACCAAATTGTTGGCGTCGAGCATCGAAAGTACGATCGCTTTCAGAAATATGGACGCTATCCGTGGCATTTATAGTTATGTTACCTGCACTGCCACTACTAAAACTACTGGTTAAAATTTGTCCGCCGTCTGTTAACTTAAGAGTACCGATGTTAACAGTGATATTACCGCCACTTTTTCCACTCCTCGTTCTCGCACTGAGAACTGCTCCATTGGATATACGTAAAGCATTTGTAGTTACAGTAATATCACCGCCTTGTCCGGTTGCTCCTTGTTCGGTGGAACTTATTAACCCACTGGAGAATCCTTTTGTAGAAAAGCCGGAAAGATTCACAGAGTCTGAAGCATTGACGCGAATATTACCTGCTTTCCCATTTCCACGAGTTAGGGATTGAATCTCTGCTCCATCAGACAAAGAAAGAGTGCGCGAATAAATTTCAAGATCGCCTGCATTCCCAACAGCGCCTTTTTCTACCGTGCTGAAGATGCCAGTACTATCCCCAAGTCTTGCGATCGCGACTTTACTGGGTGCTGAAGTCTTGTCTTCAAGAGATGAAGAAGGACTGGGATTAACAATCGATATAAAGTCACCTACCCAAATATAGATATTTCCTGCATCTCCTTTTCCAAATGTACTGGCAACGACTTCAGTACCATTGCTGAGGAGCAGGGATTTCGCTTTGATAAAAATACTACCACTATTGCCTACTGCTTCAGATTCCACCGCGTTGGAGATGGAGCTTCTAGATATCTCGATCTCATCTGTAGCATTGAGTATAAGATTTCCAGCTTGGCTGTAGTTTGTCCCCAACCCTTGGGCAATACCAGCATTGAGACGGCTATCTGATATTTTGAGCGATTGCGCGTTAATAGCGATACTCCCGCCGTTGGAAGCGCGGACATCTATACTAGAGAAATTGCTGAGGGCTACATTAGCTTGTGCTACACTTTTTGGAAAACTTAAGTTTAGCAGGTCTCCGTTCATATTTAACCCTACAGTCCCTGCTTCTGCCAATCCACCCAATTCGACTCTTCCACCAGGAGCACTGAGAGATCCACCATCCAAAATGATGCTCCCACCAATGAATAACAAACTCTTACCATCTGCAGCACGCAAACCAGTTGAATTCGATTCAGGTATCTTTGGTGGTGGTGCTATGGATGGTGGTGGTGCGACGGGTGGTTTAGTAACTGGTGATAGTACTATCAGTTCTATTGGTGTTATGACTGAAGAAAAATATGATAGATCTGTTAATGATAGTGGTGCAATTGCTTCAGTAGCATCCTGAGTGGTAATTGTTACTGGTGTCGTTCCGACTGAGCGATCGACGACTATTGGTGCAGGATTTATTTGATTGAATAGAAAGGCTGATGGATTGACTGTAAGTAACGGCGGATGATCGGGATTGGAAGCACTGAAAAAACCGCGCTCGCCAAATTTAATGGCATTTGCAGTTGTTGCAACAAATGAACCTCCAACATCTAAACTGGCATTTTTACCAAAAATAATTCCGTTGGGATTCATAATAAACAAGTTGGCATTACCTTCAACACCAAGCTTCCCAAAAATTTTGGAGGCGTCAATCCCTGTGACTCGACTCAAAATGTTCTCAATACCGGATGGGTTAGCAAAGTAGACTTGTTGTCCTTCACCAATATGAAATTGTGAAAAGCTGTGAAATAGATTGGCTCCGCGAGTTGCTCCGCCTTCAATTCTATGGGTTTGGGAGTCGATCTGCGTGACTGTAGAACTTTCAGCACCTAAGGTATTATCTGGCACGGGCTTGAGTTCTTGAGCAGGAGCACAAGTTGTACTTAATGAGTACGTAGACAAGCCAATTGTTCCCACTTTTGTAAAAAAGCTCAAGTACTCTTGATGCTTACTTTTTTTGGACATTGTGTTTGTCACAGAAACAGCAGTGACTGAATAACAATTTTGCTACACGTCTCTTAATTACTGGTAGTTAAAGTTACTTTTAACAAACTTCTTTAATAGATTGCATATATTTTCAGTATAATCCGTTATTTTTTTACAAAACTTAAAGACAATACCATTTTAGATTTTGGATTTTAGATTTTGGATTGAGAAAGCCTTACCTAGACGCAATCATTCAGTAAAAATACTTAGACAAACAATCATACTTTTTATGACCTTTTCTAACTGTCAAAGCCTAGTGAATGATTTAAAGTAAAAACATCACGAGATTCAACCTCAAGCTTCCGCACTCAGAGTTTTCTCTGAGTGCTTTTAGTTTTTTATAGGAAGCAAGCGAAAACCCCGAAGTGAAAACTACAAATTGATGATATCCATTTTAAATACCTCGTTGAGAAGAAATTGTAGTCTATAGCTGTCACTAGCTGCGTATAGTATGTATAAAATAGTAGGTATTGCTCGCGAAAATTAAATGGTGGGTATTGCCCACCCTACTTAGAGGTGATGCGTGAGAGTAGTAATTGATACATAAAAATTGTTCAATATCACCCGATCGGATGACCCAGTTGGATGAAGTCGAGCGATCGCTCTTCACTATATTCTTATTTTGTAACCAAAGACGAACGACTAACAAGGAATTCGGACTGCAAATCTTAAGAATCATCTTTGTTTCTGGACGAGTCGTCCCGGATTTCTGTACTCTTTGCGAGGTTCTGATGAGCGAGCAAGAAAAAGCAAATATTCACTCAGCGTATCAAATAGCAGCAG
This genomic interval from Scytonema hofmannii PCC 7110 contains the following:
- a CDS encoding filamentous hemagglutinin N-terminal domain-containing protein; amino-acid sequence: MSKKSKHQEYLSFFTKVGTIGLSTYSLSTTCAPAQELKPVPDNTLGAESSTVTQIDSQTHRIEGGATRGANLFHSFSQFHIGEGQQVYFANPSGIENILSRVTGIDASKIFGKLGVEGNANLFIMNPNGIIFGKNASLDVGGSFVATTANAIKFGERGFFSASNPDHPPLLTVNPSAFLFNQINPAPIVVDRSVGTTPVTITTQDATEAIAPLSLTDLSYFSSVITPIELIVLSPVTKPPVAPPPSIAPPPKIPESNSTGLRAADGKSLLFIGGSIILDGGSLSAPGGRVELGGLAEAGTVGLNMNGDLLNLSFPKSVAQANVALSNFSSIDVRASNGGSIAINAQSLKISDSRLNAGIAQGLGTNYSQAGNLILNATDEIEISRSSISNAVESEAVGNSGSIFIKAKSLLLSNGTEVVASTFGKGDAGNIYIWVGDFISIVNPSPSSSLEDKTSAPSKVAIARLGDSTGIFSTVEKGAVGNAGDLEIYSRTLSLSDGAEIQSLTRGNGKAGNIRVNASDSVNLSGFSTKGFSSGLISSTEQGATGQGGDITVTTNALRISNGAVLSARTRSGKSGGNITVNIGTLKLTDGGQILTSSFSSGSAGNITINATDSVHISESDRTFDARRQQFGGETVDNDGSNSGLFARVRGEATANAGKVEVNARSIHLDNQGTISTETNSGEGGNITLTARDILLRNSSITATAGTAQADGNGGNININTETLVSLENSHITANAAKGRGGNISINTQGILLSPESDITASSEFGIDGVVEINTPEIDPNRGFTKLPQAPPPDTQVAQACEDDTDGQQSEFVITGRGGISPSPYQMLASDDVQVGWVSLSNPEINVVSTQKPRNTNQFKIQNSKFKSENISPSPSHIVEAQGWVVDRNGKVTLVAQPPKANPHGSWQNTASCHS
- a CDS encoding MAPEG family protein; the protein is MTIFLYSIAAAAVLIYVPFLVVGYGRMQVGYDISAPRAMFDKLPPLAQRATWAHQNSFEAFMIFTAAALMAYVTGVNSPIAAGAAVTFIVARLLYSAFYIFNVPILRSLMFVVGSLGSATLMAFSIMEVTNK
- a CDS encoding phosphotransacetylase family protein, whose translation is MPKFTKYLLIGSTEAYCGKSATILGLSHQLQQKGLDIAYGKPLGTCWNKSLDSLVEEDVQFITTSLNLPENRIAPTMLNLDEITVQKCLQGLDQTDYQKSLEQQYSRMQLGDLVLLEGPGNLDEGSLFNLSLLQVAEVVNASVLLVARYKSLLSVEPLISAKQLIGDRLIGVVINDIPTEHLSTANTTMRSFLEQQSIPVLGLLPKSDLLRSVSVHELAKQLNAEVLCCSDRLDLMVESLAIGAMNVNAAVKYFNMRRNMAVVTGGDRVEIQQAALETSTHCLILTGQLPPPSFILSRAEELEIPILSVDLDTLTTVEIINRAFGNVRLHEPIKVQCIRHFMAEHFDIDRLLSLLDFNPAAALQ
- a CDS encoding YajQ family cyclic di-GMP-binding protein; this translates as MASTFSFDIVSDFDRQELVNAVDQTVREIKGRYDLKDTQTTVELGEDRITVNTDSEFTLEAIHGILRDKAAKRNLSQKIFDFGKVDSASGNRVRQEITLKKGISQENAKQISKLIRDEFKKIQASIQGDAVRVTAKSKDDLQAVIQRLREEDFPVALQFTNYR
- a CDS encoding tetratricopeptide repeat protein, which gives rise to MNSHSFLASGDQQNHLLPFALNINAPRQQEANGRDESAVGDGYLRSRALTMAQQGQYIAAIELLNQLIERHPLNAVDYNNRGLIYFQSGETEKAFCDYNTALELNPKLASAYNNRANYYAACGELEAALEDYDRALDLNPGHVRAWINRGITFRDLGQYEEAVEDFEAALLFGELEGHIIAERGRTYHLWGDWNCAIADYRRALTYLPSCGSKKGEPSFRLRLQVENWLDELLHPQYLRW